The DNA sequence TCACTGTGCTCTGACTACCACAAACCGACATTGGACAACCCCACCCATCGGTGCGCTAGCATGAATTCCTCGGTACGTGGTGTACCTGAGTACATACATCGAATTGCACGGGTGTCCGGTGAAAATCCGGGCTGAGAGGTGGCGCAGCCACAACCGTTGAACCTGATCCGGGTAATGCCGGCGATAGGGAGGAAACATGACTGATACACGTCTGCCTTCAACCAGGGAGGCACAGAAGAAGAACACCAGACACACCTGGCGTGTCATTGACATCGTCATCGCAGCAGTCCTCGGCGTGGCCTGCGGACTGATCTTCGTGGTGTGGAACTCGGTGGGCTACGCATGGTTCACCGCCTTCGATGCCCTGACCCCCGGACTTGGCGGGCTGGCAGCCGGCGTCTGGTTACTGGGCGGTGTCCTCGGTGGTCTGGTCATCCGCAAGCCGGGAGCAGCACTGTTCGTCGAGGTCATCGCAGCGTCCGTCTCCGCGGCGCTGGCCTCACAGTGGGGCATTGAGACCTTATACTCCGGCATTGCCCAGGGGCTCGGGGCGGAACTGATCTTCGCACTGTTCCTCTACCGCCGTTTCACCCTCCCGGTGGCGATCCTCGCGGGCATGGGGGCCGGCGTCGGCGCCTATCTCCTGGAGGCCGTCCTCAGCGCCTACTTCGCCATGTCCCTGGCCTTCAACATCATCTACTTCTCCTGCCTGATGATCTCCGGCGCGCTGCTCGCCGGTCTCGTGGGTTTCCTCCTGGTGCGTGCGCTCGCCCGCACCGGCGCACTGGATCGTTTCGCCGCCGGCCGCGAGCTGCGCAGGGAGGTTTAAACCCATCGTGACCACCACCATCGGTACCCGCGTGACGGTCAGGGACTTCGGTTACCGCCACGCATCCCGGAAGAAACCCGCTTTCCAGGGCATCAACATGACCATCGAACCGGGGGAGCGGATTCTGCTCACCGGCGATTCCGGTTCAGGTAAATCCACCCTGCTCGCAGCCCTGGCCGGCGTGCTCGGTGATGACACCGAGGGCGAGACCTACGGTTCCCTGCTTATCGACGCCGCCGCCGTCGGCCTGGTGCTGCAGGATCCGGACTCCCAGGTCATAGCCTCCCGCATCGGCGACGATGTCGCCTTCGGCTGCGAGAACCTCAAGGTTCCGCGGGAACAGATCTGGCCGCGGGTGGAACGGGCCCTGGACATGGTGGGTCTGACCCTGCCACTGGATCATCCCACCCGGCACCTCTCCGGCGGACAGAAGCAGCGCCTCGCGCTTGCCGGAGTCATCGCCATGGGGGCCAACCTCATCCTGCTTGATGAACCCACCGCCAACCTGGATCCGCTGGGTCAGCGGGAGGTGGTCGAGGCCGTCGACCGCGTGGTCGCTGAAACCGGTGCCACTCTCATCGTGGTGGAGCACCGCCACCAGCTCTGGTCCGGAACCGTCGACCGCATCCTCCGGCTCGACAATCAGGGCGTTCAGGAGATCACGGCGGGGGAACTCACACGGGTTGCAGATCTACCATCCCGCAGGGACCCTGCCGCCGCCTCCGTGATGTCAGCTGAGAACCTGCTCACCCGCTGGGGCCCGGCGCGTTCCTTTGAAATCCCCGAAGCAGCCTCCACGGTGATCACCGGTGCCAACGGCTCGGGCAAGACCACCCTGGCCCTGACCATCGGAGGTCTCATTCCACCGAAGGATGGGCAGTTGCACCTCTCGGACAGTCTCCGTCAGGGGGTGTCCAGGCAACCGCACCAGTGGCGTTCCGCGGATCTCGCCCGGCGCATCGGCACCGTCTTCCAGGATCCGGAGCATCAGTTCGTGGCCCGCACCGTCCGGGATGAGATCGAGGTCGGACCGAAGATCATGTCCGGTAAACGCAAGGGCACCGTGGATCCGGTGAGCGCCAGCCGCATTGAGGAACTGCTTGACCGGTTGCGCCTTCGCCATCTGGAGCATGCCAACCCTTTCACGCTCTCCGGTGGGGAGAAGCGCCGGCTGTCGGTGGCTACCGCACTGGTGGCGGCCCCGAAGCTGCTCATCCTGGATGAACCCACCTTCGGCCAGGATCCGGTGACGTTCCGGGAACTGGTGTGGATGCTGCGCGAACTCACGGATGCCGGAACCACGATCGTCTCGGTGACCCACGATCCGGATTTCATCGCGGCCCTGGGGGATCACCATCTGGAGGTGAGTGCGCGGTGAATGTGATTGAAGGTATCAACCCGGTCACCCGCATCGCCGCCGTGATAGCGTTGACCACCCCGCTGCTGATCAGCGTGGATGTGGTATCCGCAGCCATTGCGCTTGCCGCCACCATCCTGCTGGCACCCCTTGCCGGGGTCAGTTGGAGGCAGTTGTTCAAACGCGGTTGGCCGCTGTTTCTCATCGCACCGATCGCCGCGTTGTCCATGGCGCTCTACGGACGCCCGGAGGGCAGGGAGTACTTCAGTTTCCTGCTCGCCCACGTCACCGACAACTCCCTGTCCCTGGCATTGGCGATCGGTGTGCGTGTGCTCGCCGTCGGGTTGCCGGTGGTGGTGCTCATCTCCCGGGTGGACCCCACCGACCTTGGTGATGGACTGGCACAGATCGCACGCCTGCCGGAACGGTTCGTCATCGGCGCCGTCGCCGGTGGTCGGTTGGTGTCGCTGTTCCGCGATGACTGGCAGTCCATGGACCGCTCCCGTCGTGCCCGCGGTATCGCGGATCAGGGGCGGATCCGTCACTTCTTCACCATGGCCTTCGGGTTATTGGTGTTGTCGCTGCGCCGCGGTTCCAAACTGGCCACCGCCATGGAGGCGCGTGGTTTCGGTCGCCACCGGGGGAGGACCTGGGCCCGTTCCTCCACCGTCGGGCTTATCGACGCCGCCGTCATCCTCGTGTGCCTGGCCATCTCCGTCACCGCCATCGTGGTGTCGATCCAGACCGGTTACTTCAGGTTCCTGGGTACATGATCATCATTTTGATCGACGGGCAGTCCGGTTCCGGCAAAACCACCCTGGCGCGTGAACTCGCCGAGGAGACCGGATTCCAACTGGTGCACCTCGAGGATTTCTACCCGGGGTGGGCGGGGCTCGCCGCCGCCAGTCAGATGGTGGCCACCGATGTGCTGCACCCTGTCCAGCCCGGATTCTGGCGGTGGGATTGGGAACGCAACCAGCGCGCCAGGTGGGTGCCGATCCGCGCCCACACAAGCCTCATCATTGAAGGGTGCGGGGCGGTGACGGGGGCGTCGATAAGCGCAGCTGAGGCAGTGGGCACGGTGATCACCGTGCGGATCCTGGGGCCGGAAACAACGCGGAGGCAGCGCGCCCTGGCGCGTGACCCGGGGTACGCCCCGTGGTGGGAGATGTGGGCGGCACAGGAGCGTGTGCACTTCTCCGGACCCGGGCATGTGGCGGTGGATCACGTGCTAGGGTTGGCCTGATCGCGGGACGGCCCGCGAACCCACTACCGTTGGGGACGGCCCCGCCGAGTGTTCAAGGAGCGTTGGCGATCATGCCGTCCACACGCCTGGATCCAATCGATCTCATCCGCATCATCGTCGGGTGGGTCACCGTCGCACTGTTCGCGCTGGTGGCCATTCCGGGGCCACCCGCACTGCTGCTCGCCGTGATCATCGGCGTGATCCTGTTCTGTTCCTTCGGGGTGGTGAAACAAGCTGAGCGCCTGGCCCATATCCTGGGGGACCCCTATGGTTCCCTGGTGCTGACCTTGTCCATCGTCATCATCGAGGTCATTCTCATCGTGGCGGTGCTGCTGGGGCCGGGGGAGTCCGCGACCATCGCCCGGGATTCCGTGATGGCGGTGTCCATGATCATCATGGCGCTCGTGGTGGGTATTTCCTTCCTGGTCGGTGGTCTCCGGCATGGAGGGTTGGTGCACAACGGCACCGGGGCACAGACCTACCTGGTGTTGATTCTGATGCTGTCCGCCGTGGCCTTCGCCGTGCCGGTGTTTCTGGGTGTGGATGGCCAGTATCTACGGGGCCAGGGGATCGCCGTGGCGGTGGCTACCATCGTGTTGTACGCGTTCTTCCTCTGGCGACAGATGGGGGCCCAGGCCGCTGACTTCCAGGATGCGGCTGCAGCGTTGCCGCAGGGATCCGCCTTCCGTGGTGAGGTTGTCTTCCGGATGCTCGTGCTCGTGGTGACCGTGCTGCCCATCGTGTGGCTCTCCCATGACATGGCCGGCCTGATGGACATCACCCTGGCTGCCTGGGGCGCACCGGTGGCACTGGCGGGTGTGGTGATCGCGATGATCGTCTTCCTCCCGGAGACCATCACCACCGTCCGTGCAGCCTGGGGCGCGGAGATCCAGCGGGTGATCAACCTGGCCCACGGTGCGCTTGTCTCCACCCTGGGGCTGACCATCCCGTCGGTGCTCATCATCGGAGCGGTCACCGGACAACCCGTTGTGCTGGCTGAGAGCCCGCTCAACCTGCTGATACTGGGGATGACCATCGCGGTGACCGCGGTGACGTTCACCGCCCGCAGGATCACCGCTGTCCACGGTGCGGTCCTGTTGGTGATCTTCGGCATGTACGTCATGGCGCTGTTCCACTAGCAACATTGATCAGTACCCTGGGCGACATGACAAACCCGAATGCGGAAACAGTGCAACAACTCGAGTGGAGCTCCTGGAAGCGGGTGCTGGTGGTGGTCGCCCACCCCGATGACCCGGAATACGGGCTGTCAGCGGCGGTGCGGGAATGGACGGATGCCGGAGTAGAGGTGACCTACCTCCTGCTGACCCATGGTGAGGCGGGAATCCAGGGCATGGATCCGGCAAAGGTCGGCCCGCTGCGCGCCGAAGAGCAGCGCACGGCATGTGCCTGCGTCGGTGTCTCCGACCTGATCATTCTTGACCACCCGGATTCCATGTTGGTCTACAATCTGGAACTACGCCGGGACATCGCCCGGGTGATCCGTCAGCGCCGACCCGATGCCGTGATCACCGCGAACTTCGATGTGGAAGCCTACGGCGGATTCAACCAGGCTGATCACCGTGTGGCGGGCCTGGCCACCATTGATGCCACCCGCGACGCCGCCAACCCGTGGGCACAGCGTGAACTCCTCGATGAGGAGGGGCTGGAACCCTGGAGCGCCTCCAAGATCCTGATCGCGGGTGTGCCCAACCCCACCCATGTCACCGGGATCTCACACAGCGCCATGGAATGCGGGGTGGAATCCCTCAAAGCCCACGCTGAGTACCTCCGGGTGCTTCCCGATCACCCGAAACCGGAGGAGTTCATTCCCGAGATGCTGCGCCTCGGGGCCTCCCAGGCCGTTGGGGTGGACCTGGAATTCGCGGTGGCCTTCCGGATGTTCGACGCTTAGGCCAGATACGCCTTCAGATACCTGCCCGTCGGGGTATCGGCGTTGATCAGTTCAACCGGGGTGCCCTCGAAGATGACCCGGCCGCCATCGGAACCGGCTCCGGGCCCGACATCGATGATGTGATCCGCATGGGCCAGCACACCCAGGTGGTGGTCGATGATGATGACGGATTTACCGGCCTCCACCAGAGAATCAAAAAGCGCGAGCAGGGTCTGGACATCAGCCAGGTGCAGGCCGGTGGTGGGTTCATCCAGAATAAAGGTGGTGGCCTTGTCTCCCATCCGGGTGGCCAGCTTCAAGCGCTGACGCTCACCGCCAGACAACGTGGACAGAGGCTGCCCCAGCGTGATGTACCCCAGGCCCACATCCACCAGGCGCTTGGCGATCTTCACCGCAGCCGGGATCCTTGACTCCGCGGCTCCGAAAAACTCATGCGCCGACACCGCCGGCATGGCCAGCACCTCGGCGATATTCCGCCCGCCGAAATGGTAGTCCAACACAGCATCATCAAAACGCCTGCCCTCGCACACCTCACACGGGGAGGACACCCCGGCCATCATGCCCAGATCCACAGTGATCACACCGGAGCCCTTACAGGTCGCGCAGGCCCCCTCCGAGTTGGCGGAGAACAGTGCAGGCTTCACATCATTTTCCTTGGCAAAGGCCTTGCGGATGGAATCAAGCATGCCGGTGTAGGTGGCGGGGTTCGAGCGGTTGGACCCGTGGATGGAGGACTGATCCACCACCACAAAAGATTCATCGCGGAAAATCCCATGGACCAGAGAAGACTTGCCGGAACCGGCAACGCCACTGATCACTGTCAGAACACCCAGTGGGATATCCACATCAACATCACGCAGGTTGTTGCGGCTGGCACCCCTGATCTGGAGTGCGCCGGTGGGGGACCGGAAGGATTCTTTCAGCGTGGCACGGTCGTGGAGATGACGCCCCGTGACGGTATCGGACTCCTCGAGTTCAGCGACGGTGCCCTCAAACTGGATCTCACCGCCCTTCCTTCCGGCGCCCGGACCCAGATCAATGACATGATCGGCAATGGCGATGGTCTCCGGTTTATGCTCGACCACCAGGACGGTGTTGCCCTTGTCCCGCAGATCCAGCAGGAGCTGGTTCATCCGCTCAATATCCTGAGGGTGAAGGCCCGCGGTAGGTTCATCAAACACATAGGTGATATCGGTCAGGGGGGATCCCAGGTGCCGGATCATCCTTGTGCGCTGTGCCTCCCCACCGGACAGGGTGCCGGTAGGCCGGTCCAGCTGCAGGTATCCCAGGCCGATCGCCACGAAATTATCCAGTGTTTCCGACAACCCACGCATCAACGGCGCCACCGATGGAGCATCCACCCCCGTGATCCACTCCGCCAGATCACGCACCTCCATGGCACATAACTCAGCAATATTCTTCCCATTGATCCGGGAGTCCAATGCATGCTGCGCCAGGCGTGTGCCGCCGCACTCCGGGCAGTCCACGAAAGTGACAGCCCTGTCCACAAACTCACCGATATGCTTCTGCATACCGGCACGGTCCCTGCTCAGCATGGACTTGGTGATCTTGGGAACCAGCCCCTCATAGGTGACATTGATGCCACTGAACTTAATTTTCGTCGGTTCCTGGTAGTACAGGGCGTGGCGCTGATCCCCAGTGAAGTCACCGACGGGGATATCCGCCGGGTACAGACCGGACTCGGCATAGGCCCGCATGCTCCAGGAGCCAGCCTTATAACCGGGGATGAGCAGTGCGCCGTCATTAAGCGACAGCGACTCATCCACCATCTGGGTCAGGTCAATATCAGATATCCGTCCCATGCCTTCACACCGGGGACACATGCCGCCGGTACGTGTGAACTCCACCTTCTCCCGTTTGCCACCGGACTTGCTGAATCCACCGGAGGCACTCACGGACGGCACGTTGAAGGAGTACGCGCCGGGGCCACCGGCACGTGGTTCTGCGATGCGGGAGTAGAGGATCCTCAACATGGCGGTGGCATCGGTGGCGGTGCCCACGGTGGAACGGGGATTGGCCCCCATCTGTTCCTGGTCCACGATGATCGCGGTGGTGATCCCTTCGAGCAGATCCACATCCGGGCGGGCCAGCGT is a window from the Corynebacterium faecale genome containing:
- a CDS encoding ECF transporter S component, with the translated sequence MTDTRLPSTREAQKKNTRHTWRVIDIVIAAVLGVACGLIFVVWNSVGYAWFTAFDALTPGLGGLAAGVWLLGGVLGGLVIRKPGAALFVEVIAASVSAALASQWGIETLYSGIAQGLGAELIFALFLYRRFTLPVAILAGMGAGVGAYLLEAVLSAYFAMSLAFNIIYFSCLMISGALLAGLVGFLLVRALARTGALDRFAAGRELRREV
- a CDS encoding ABC transporter ATP-binding protein, with translation MTTTIGTRVTVRDFGYRHASRKKPAFQGINMTIEPGERILLTGDSGSGKSTLLAALAGVLGDDTEGETYGSLLIDAAAVGLVLQDPDSQVIASRIGDDVAFGCENLKVPREQIWPRVERALDMVGLTLPLDHPTRHLSGGQKQRLALAGVIAMGANLILLDEPTANLDPLGQREVVEAVDRVVAETGATLIVVEHRHQLWSGTVDRILRLDNQGVQEITAGELTRVADLPSRRDPAAASVMSAENLLTRWGPARSFEIPEAASTVITGANGSGKTTLALTIGGLIPPKDGQLHLSDSLRQGVSRQPHQWRSADLARRIGTVFQDPEHQFVARTVRDEIEVGPKIMSGKRKGTVDPVSASRIEELLDRLRLRHLEHANPFTLSGGEKRRLSVATALVAAPKLLILDEPTFGQDPVTFRELVWMLRELTDAGTTIVSVTHDPDFIAALGDHHLEVSAR
- a CDS encoding energy-coupling factor transporter transmembrane component T family protein, which codes for MNVIEGINPVTRIAAVIALTTPLLISVDVVSAAIALAATILLAPLAGVSWRQLFKRGWPLFLIAPIAALSMALYGRPEGREYFSFLLAHVTDNSLSLALAIGVRVLAVGLPVVVLISRVDPTDLGDGLAQIARLPERFVIGAVAGGRLVSLFRDDWQSMDRSRRARGIADQGRIRHFFTMAFGLLVLSLRRGSKLATAMEARGFGRHRGRTWARSSTVGLIDAAVILVCLAISVTAIVVSIQTGYFRFLGT
- a CDS encoding (d)CMP kinase, which encodes MIIILIDGQSGSGKTTLARELAEETGFQLVHLEDFYPGWAGLAAASQMVATDVLHPVQPGFWRWDWERNQRARWVPIRAHTSLIIEGCGAVTGASISAAEAVGTVITVRILGPETTRRQRALARDPGYAPWWEMWAAQERVHFSGPGHVAVDHVLGLA
- a CDS encoding calcium:proton antiporter translates to MPSTRLDPIDLIRIIVGWVTVALFALVAIPGPPALLLAVIIGVILFCSFGVVKQAERLAHILGDPYGSLVLTLSIVIIEVILIVAVLLGPGESATIARDSVMAVSMIIMALVVGISFLVGGLRHGGLVHNGTGAQTYLVLILMLSAVAFAVPVFLGVDGQYLRGQGIAVAVATIVLYAFFLWRQMGAQAADFQDAAAALPQGSAFRGEVVFRMLVLVVTVLPIVWLSHDMAGLMDITLAAWGAPVALAGVVIAMIVFLPETITTVRAAWGAEIQRVINLAHGALVSTLGLTIPSVLIIGAVTGQPVVLAESPLNLLILGMTIAVTAVTFTARRITAVHGAVLLVIFGMYVMALFH
- a CDS encoding PIG-L deacetylase family protein, which produces MTNPNAETVQQLEWSSWKRVLVVVAHPDDPEYGLSAAVREWTDAGVEVTYLLLTHGEAGIQGMDPAKVGPLRAEEQRTACACVGVSDLIILDHPDSMLVYNLELRRDIARVIRQRRPDAVITANFDVEAYGGFNQADHRVAGLATIDATRDAANPWAQRELLDEEGLEPWSASKILIAGVPNPTHVTGISHSAMECGVESLKAHAEYLRVLPDHPKPEEFIPEMLRLGASQAVGVDLEFAVAFRMFDA
- a CDS encoding excinuclease ABC subunit UvrA; the encoded protein is MQTADSHDMIRVHGAHENNLKNISVDIPKRRLTVFTGVSGSGKSSLVFGTIAAESQRLINETYSAFVQGFMPTLARPDVDLLEGITTAIIVDQEQMGANPRSTVGTATDATAMLRILYSRIAEPRAGGPGAYSFNVPSVSASGGFSKSGGKREKVEFTRTGGMCPRCEGMGRISDIDLTQMVDESLSLNDGALLIPGYKAGSWSMRAYAESGLYPADIPVGDFTGDQRHALYYQEPTKIKFSGINVTYEGLVPKITKSMLSRDRAGMQKHIGEFVDRAVTFVDCPECGGTRLAQHALDSRINGKNIAELCAMEVRDLAEWITGVDAPSVAPLMRGLSETLDNFVAIGLGYLQLDRPTGTLSGGEAQRTRMIRHLGSPLTDITYVFDEPTAGLHPQDIERMNQLLLDLRDKGNTVLVVEHKPETIAIADHVIDLGPGAGRKGGEIQFEGTVAELEESDTVTGRHLHDRATLKESFRSPTGALQIRGASRNNLRDVDVDIPLGVLTVISGVAGSGKSSLVHGIFRDESFVVVDQSSIHGSNRSNPATYTGMLDSIRKAFAKENDVKPALFSANSEGACATCKGSGVITVDLGMMAGVSSPCEVCEGRRFDDAVLDYHFGGRNIAEVLAMPAVSAHEFFGAAESRIPAAVKIAKRLVDVGLGYITLGQPLSTLSGGERQRLKLATRMGDKATTFILDEPTTGLHLADVQTLLALFDSLVEAGKSVIIIDHHLGVLAHADHIIDVGPGAGSDGGRVIFEGTPVELINADTPTGRYLKAYLA